TAGGCATCTGCTATATCATCTTGTCCTAAGGCTACATTCACACCTTCTTTTAGTAGCTCTTTTACTTTAGCATGTAAAGGACCAGTATGGGGATCAGAAACAATACTTATATCGGCTTGTTTAAGCAATGCAACAAGCTTTCTAAAATAGGGTTCTGGATATGTTTCCATCGCTCTAGCATGACATGCTGTAACTCTTCCCATCCATCTTTCCTTAATTGCTTTTACAGCAAGTATCTCAGTAGTTCTTAAGCTTGGATCTCCTGCATCATCTGTAAGCATCGCTACATCTTTACCGTACTCTTTAGCGATTTTAAACATTCTTTCAATATGCTCGTATGCATCTTTATCTGTGTACTCGATCCAAGGAATCCCTCCGACTACATCTGCACCCATTTCAACCGCTTTCCTCACTAGCTCCTCACTTCCTGGATCTCGTACGATTCCATCTTGAGGAAAAGCTACTACCTGAAGCTCAGCGACCCCCTTGAACTCTTCTTTAAGCTTGAGTGAAGCTTTTATTCCTTCAAGCTTAGCCTTAGTATCTGTATCGACGAATGCTCGAAAGTGCGATACACCATGCTTTAAGCCTAGCATAATTGCTTTCTTAGCGTTTTCATATATCCAGCTTTCATGATATTTCTCTTTAACTATAGAAGCATGCTCGATCGCATCTATCGCAGTGCCCATTTTAGGTGTTTGGTAAAGTTTTAGGGCTTCTTCACCTATCATCTGAAATGTATATACTTTACACATATGTAAATGAGGATTAATGAACGACTCAGTGACAAGATTGCCTTTTGCATCAAGCTCGATTATGCCTTTATCATCTTTATCCGAAATCTCGTCTATGATTCCGTTTTTTATTCCTATATTTACTAACTTTTCTGGATAAATACGGGTCCTAGCGTTTTTAATGACCATATCAAATTCTTTAGTCATTCGAAAAATACCTCAAAAATATTTGATCAACCATCCAGACAACCACACTTCTCCTTTTTCCTATTCCAACCTTCCCTAAACCCATTTTTATTTAAATGTTCATTTTCAAGCTGGATGGCTTACTCTCAAGGTTTTTCGCATACTCTTCCTGCGGGTTCAAGGATTACAATCATTAAGGTGAAGCTTACATCATAGACGACGTCAGAACAAGGCTTAGAGAAGAAGATACCTGACCTTAAAAGGACAGGCCCGACCAGCCGCTGCGACCCACCATCAACGCTTAACCACATAACTCTTATACATGTAGAAGCTTTTCTTCCTCTTATTTACACCCCCTAGTGATGATGTTACAATGCCAGCGCATTTAGGTTCAACTTCTCTATATATCCACAAGAAACATCCGTCAACTTTTCCATTAAATATCTTTAGGTATTTTTCTATGCAATTTACCTGTTCATCTTCATCGTAAGGATGTTTCGTATCGTGGAACCATCCTGCGCCGCCCCATTTACACGCTCCTTCATATGTAAATGAACCGAATTCAGTTATGTAAACAGGTTTATTAAACCTCTTCAACCTATTGATTTTATCTTTGATACTCTCCCTATTTGGCCAAAAATATTCGTTTGAGCCTATTATGTCGAAATCAAGTCGTCTCCATTCTACAGGCTCCCAAAAACCCGCTGCATATGTTATTTTTCCATTAAAATTAGCCCTAGAAACAGTAATTAATCTATTTAGAAAATTATTTAATATT
The sequence above is a segment of the Candidatus Bathyarchaeia archaeon genome. Coding sequences within it:
- a CDS encoding amidohydrolase family protein, with amino-acid sequence MTKEFDMVIKNARTRIYPEKLVNIGIKNGIIDEISDKDDKGIIELDAKGNLVTESFINPHLHMCKVYTFQMIGEEALKLYQTPKMGTAIDAIEHASIVKEKYHESWIYENAKKAIMLGLKHGVSHFRAFVDTDTKAKLEGIKASLKLKEEFKGVAELQVVAFPQDGIVRDPGSEELVRKAVEMGADVVGGIPWIEYTDKDAYEHIERMFKIAKEYGKDVAMLTDDAGDPSLRTTEILAVKAIKERWMGRVTACHARAMETYPEPYFRKLVALLKQADISIVSDPHTGPLHAKVKELLKEGVNVALGQDDIADAYYPYGRNNMLEVAFLASHLLWATTIGEMEQLYDMITKNAAKAIGLNGYGLKVGNKANLVVLNVKSPYEALMYQDVPAYVISDGKLIVETESKTVYHL